A stretch of Sulfurimonas xiamenensis DNA encodes these proteins:
- a CDS encoding ATP phosphoribosyltransferase regulatory subunit gives MILEHEIPSGSKLYFGNSAKIKREIEKIASDILYSKGFEEIATPIFSYHQHKSIADERELIKVNDEKNNAISLRADSTIDVVRIIEKRLGRNTEHKKWFYIQPVFRYPTDEQYQIGAEFMGESKVSSILNIATDIFDKLEVEPLVQISNMVIPKILVEMFDELTLDDFRYVNIEKLLNLKVKWLEKLVYLQHVEQVDELLKIVPDEIKVELEKMKNLCNAMVCKKSVLAPIYYAKMLYYDELFFRVIDKNEVYARGGRYKNSELTSVGFAIYTDVLIETKAN, from the coding sequence ATGATACTAGAACATGAAATTCCCAGCGGTTCAAAACTCTACTTCGGCAATAGCGCTAAAATAAAAAGAGAGATAGAAAAAATCGCTAGCGATATTTTGTACTCTAAGGGGTTTGAGGAGATCGCCACTCCTATATTTTCATACCATCAGCATAAAAGTATTGCAGATGAGAGAGAACTTATAAAAGTAAATGATGAAAAAAACAACGCTATCTCATTAAGAGCGGATTCAACTATAGATGTTGTTAGAATTATTGAGAAAAGATTAGGAAGAAATACTGAACATAAAAAATGGTTTTATATCCAACCAGTTTTTCGATATCCTACAGATGAGCAGTATCAAATCGGTGCAGAATTTATGGGTGAGAGCAAAGTATCATCAATTTTAAATATAGCAACGGATATTTTTGATAAATTAGAAGTAGAACCCCTTGTTCAAATTTCAAATATGGTGATTCCCAAAATATTGGTTGAGATGTTTGATGAGTTGACTTTGGATGATTTTCGTTATGTAAATATAGAAAAATTATTAAATCTTAAAGTGAAATGGCTTGAAAAACTTGTATATCTCCAACATGTAGAACAAGTAGACGAGTTGCTTAAGATTGTTCCAGACGAAATAAAAGTTGAGCTGGAAAAGATGAAAAATTTATGCAATGCCATGGTTTGTAAAAAAAGTGTTCTAGCTCCGATATATTATGCAAAAATGCTCTATTATGATGAGCTGTTTTTTAGAGTCATAGATAAAAACGAAGTTTATGCAAGAGGCGGAAGATACAAAAATTCAGAGCTAACTTCTGTAGGTTTTGCAATTTACACAGATGTATTGATAGAAACAAAAGCGAATTAA